One genomic segment of Bradyrhizobium prioriisuperbiae includes these proteins:
- the modB gene encoding molybdate ABC transporter permease subunit, with amino-acid sequence MFDISPTEWTAILLSLRVAVIATLVATPIGIAVAWLLARRDFWGRALLDAVVHLPLVLPPVVTGYLLLLSFGRRGLIGAWLADHLGIVFSFRWTGAALACGVMSFPLLVRPIRLSIEAVDKRLEQAASMLGAAPWRVFLTVTLPLALPGILAGMVLGFAKAIGEFGATITFVSNIPGETQTISSAIYALIQTPDGDRAALRLVVISVGIAVAALIASEWFARRATRRLHGL; translated from the coding sequence GTGTTCGATATCTCTCCGACGGAATGGACGGCGATCCTGCTCTCGCTCAGGGTCGCCGTGATCGCGACGCTCGTGGCCACGCCAATCGGGATCGCCGTGGCGTGGCTCCTGGCCCGGCGTGATTTCTGGGGCCGCGCCCTGCTCGATGCAGTGGTGCATCTGCCGCTGGTGCTGCCGCCGGTGGTCACCGGTTATCTGCTGCTGCTCTCATTCGGGCGCCGCGGCCTGATCGGCGCCTGGCTCGCCGACCATCTCGGCATTGTGTTTTCATTCCGCTGGACCGGCGCGGCGCTGGCCTGCGGCGTGATGTCGTTTCCGCTGCTGGTGCGCCCGATCCGGCTGTCGATCGAGGCGGTGGACAAGCGATTGGAACAGGCGGCAAGCATGCTGGGTGCCGCGCCATGGCGCGTGTTCCTGACCGTGACGCTGCCGCTGGCGCTGCCCGGCATCCTGGCCGGCATGGTGCTGGGATTCGCCAAGGCGATCGGCGAATTCGGCGCCACCATCACCTTCGTCTCCAACATTCCCGGCGAGACCCAGACGATTTCCTCGGCGATCTATGCGCTGATCCAGACCCCGGACGGCGACCGCGCCGCGCTGCGGCTGGTGGTGATCTCGGTTGGAATCGCAGTGGCGGCATTGATTGCGTCGGAGTGGTTTGCGCGCCGCGCCACCCGCCGCCTGCACGGATTGTAA
- the modA gene encoding molybdate ABC transporter substrate-binding protein: MIRLVSRLLVAALLCGAAISPTLAQEKTLTVFAAASMKNALDDVDAAYLTKAGVKINASYAASSALARQLEQAAPADVFLSADTDWMDYATQKKVINESTRVNLLGNKIVLIAPKDSKIANVTIGQGFNLAELAGDGRIATGDVASVPVGKYAKAALEKLGAWDKASSKFAMAESVRAALTLVSRNEAVLGIVYETDAKVDPGVKIVGVFPADSHPAIIYPVAATTTAKPDTAGYLDFLRSSAARTIFEKYGFTVLTRPST; encoded by the coding sequence ATGATTCGTCTTGTGTCCCGCCTTCTCGTCGCGGCGTTGCTTTGCGGCGCGGCGATCTCCCCCACTTTGGCCCAGGAGAAAACCCTGACGGTTTTCGCCGCCGCCTCCATGAAAAACGCGCTCGACGATGTCGACGCCGCTTACCTCACCAAGGCCGGCGTCAAGATCAACGCCAGCTATGCCGCAAGTTCGGCGCTGGCGCGGCAGCTCGAACAGGCCGCGCCGGCGGACGTGTTCCTCTCGGCCGACACCGACTGGATGGATTACGCCACGCAGAAGAAGGTCATCAACGAGAGCACACGGGTCAACCTGCTCGGCAACAAGATCGTGCTGATCGCCCCGAAGGATTCCAAGATCGCCAACGTCACGATCGGCCAGGGCTTCAATCTCGCCGAGCTCGCTGGCGACGGCCGCATCGCCACCGGCGATGTGGCGTCGGTGCCGGTCGGCAAATATGCCAAGGCGGCACTGGAGAAGCTTGGTGCATGGGACAAGGCGTCGTCCAAATTCGCCATGGCGGAAAGCGTGCGCGCCGCGCTGACGCTGGTGTCGCGTAACGAAGCTGTGCTGGGCATCGTTTATGAGACTGACGCCAAGGTCGATCCCGGCGTCAAGATCGTCGGCGTCTTCCCGGCGGACTCCCATCCCGCGATCATCTATCCGGTGGCAGCGACCACCACCGCCAAGCCCGATACCGCCGGTTACCTCGACTTCCTCCGCTCGTCTGCGGCACGGACCATTTTCGAGAAGTACGGCTTCACGGTGCTGACACGCCCGAGCACTTAA
- a CDS encoding mechanosensitive ion channel family protein, which produces MDLEAFYGWVLAAFRSVGAEVTSPWFYTQLGLILAATGVALAVAAALRSRIDMTSLAMGWPTPLRLLVRVLVESSSTAVFAIVTLIVRLVMVHLTWPSRSYLLITAASLAFAWLIIRLATSMIRNQFAVRLLSVSAWAVAALSILGLLDSTVDALDSVAVVLGGIRVSPLLIIKTTIAMAVALWLSSVISKFLESRITSARDLTPSLQVLLIKMVRLLLIVAAIAIVLAAVGINLSSLAIFSGAIGVGVGFGLQKIVANFVSGIILLADKSVKPGDLITVGDNFGRISAMNTRYISVAAGDGREFLIPNEDLVTQKVTNWTYTDKNTLVKVRFSTNYDADPRAVCKLAVEVATATPRITKLKPPSCLITEFAEYGMNFSLTFWIADPDAGMDNVRSDVMLALWEAFKREGIRVPYPVRDIRVRGPLPVDAVIENPT; this is translated from the coding sequence ATGGATCTGGAGGCCTTTTATGGCTGGGTGCTCGCGGCATTCCGATCTGTCGGCGCCGAGGTCACCTCGCCCTGGTTCTACACCCAGCTCGGCCTGATCCTGGCCGCGACCGGCGTGGCGCTGGCGGTGGCCGCGGCGCTGCGGTCGCGGATCGACATGACGTCGCTGGCCATGGGCTGGCCGACGCCGCTGCGCCTCCTGGTGCGCGTGCTGGTCGAGAGTTCGAGCACGGCGGTGTTCGCCATCGTGACCCTGATCGTGCGGCTGGTCATGGTGCATCTGACCTGGCCGAGCCGGAGTTATCTGCTGATCACGGCGGCGAGCCTTGCCTTCGCCTGGCTGATCATCCGCCTCGCCACCAGCATGATCCGCAACCAGTTCGCGGTGCGCCTGCTGTCGGTCTCCGCCTGGGCGGTCGCGGCGCTGAGCATTCTCGGGCTGCTGGATTCCACCGTCGATGCGCTGGATTCGGTGGCCGTGGTGCTGGGCGGCATCCGCGTCTCGCCGCTGCTGATCATCAAGACCACCATCGCGATGGCGGTTGCGCTGTGGCTGTCCAGCGTGATCAGCAAATTCCTGGAAAGCCGGATCACCAGTGCGCGGGACCTGACGCCGTCGCTGCAGGTGCTGCTGATCAAGATGGTGCGCTTGCTCCTGATCGTGGCGGCCATCGCCATCGTGCTGGCGGCGGTCGGCATCAATTTGTCGTCGCTGGCGATCTTCTCCGGCGCGATCGGCGTCGGCGTCGGTTTCGGCCTGCAGAAGATCGTCGCCAATTTCGTCAGCGGCATCATCCTGCTGGCGGACAAATCGGTGAAGCCCGGCGATCTCATCACCGTTGGCGATAATTTCGGGCGCATCAGTGCCATGAACACCCGCTATATTTCGGTGGCGGCGGGCGACGGCCGCGAATTCCTGATTCCGAACGAGGATCTGGTCACTCAAAAAGTGACGAACTGGACCTACACCGACAAGAACACCCTGGTGAAGGTGCGCTTCAGCACCAACTACGACGCCGATCCGCGTGCGGTGTGCAAGCTTGCTGTCGAGGTCGCCACCGCCACACCCCGCATCACCAAGCTGAAGCCTCCGAGCTGCCTGATCACGGAATTCGCCGAATACGGCATGAACTTCTCGCTCACCTTCTGGATCGCCGATCCAGATGCCGGCATGGACAATGTGCGCAGCGACGTGATGCTGGCGCTGTGGGAGGCCTTCAAGCGCGAGGGCATCCGCGTGCCCTACCCGGTGCGCGACATCCGCGTGCGCGGCCCGCTGCCGGTCGATGCCGTGATCGAGAATCCAACCTGA
- the mepA gene encoding penicillin-insensitive murein endopeptidase yields MQIRRLILCLLVPAAVAASMSVAAWAQDKGTLDPKPLPPLANPNDPHVAAKELFGRKPQPTPLAARSIGFYAKGCLAGAQALPINGQTWQVMRLSRNRNWGNPELIALLEKLSTKVQKVAGWPGLLMGDMSQPRGGPMLTGHASHQIGLDADIWLTPMPNRMLSRNEREEMSAINMVASSRLDVDPKTWTPKHLSVIRAAAEEPEVERIFVNAAIKKALCREASGNRAWLSKVRPMYGHDYHFHVRIKCPAGNADCTPQEPPQNTDGCGHELDYWFSDAVLHPKPPTTPPKPKPPLTMADLPAACKQVLLAP; encoded by the coding sequence ATGCAGATCCGCCGACTGATTCTCTGTCTTCTGGTGCCGGCCGCCGTTGCCGCCTCCATGTCCGTCGCCGCATGGGCGCAGGACAAGGGAACGCTCGATCCCAAGCCGCTGCCGCCCCTCGCCAACCCGAACGATCCGCACGTCGCCGCGAAGGAACTGTTCGGCCGCAAACCGCAGCCGACGCCGCTGGCGGCGCGATCGATCGGGTTTTACGCCAAGGGCTGTCTTGCCGGGGCACAGGCGCTGCCGATCAACGGCCAGACCTGGCAGGTGATGCGGCTGTCGCGCAACCGCAACTGGGGCAATCCGGAGCTGATTGCGCTGCTGGAGAAACTCTCCACCAAGGTGCAGAAGGTCGCGGGCTGGCCGGGACTGCTGATGGGAGACATGTCGCAGCCGCGCGGCGGCCCGATGCTCACCGGCCACGCCAGCCACCAGATCGGCCTCGATGCGGACATCTGGCTGACGCCGATGCCCAACCGCATGCTGTCGCGCAACGAGCGCGAGGAGATGTCGGCGATCAACATGGTGGCGTCGAGCCGGCTCGACGTCGATCCGAAGACATGGACGCCGAAACACCTCTCGGTGATCCGCGCCGCCGCCGAAGAGCCGGAGGTGGAGCGCATCTTTGTCAACGCCGCGATCAAGAAGGCGCTGTGCCGCGAGGCCAGCGGCAACCGCGCCTGGCTCTCCAAGGTGCGGCCGATGTACGGCCACGATTATCACTTTCATGTGCGCATCAAATGCCCGGCGGGCAATGCCGACTGCACCCCGCAGGAGCCGCCGCAAAACACCGACGGCTGCGGCCACGAGCTCGACTACTGGTTCAGCGACGCCGTGCTGCATCCCAAGCCGCCGACCACGCCGCCAAAGCCGAAGCCGCCGCTGACGATGGCGGACTTGCCGGCGGCCTGCAAACAGGTGCTGCTCGCGCCTTGA
- a CDS encoding putative bifunctional diguanylate cyclase/phosphodiesterase yields MPKKRPTTVGKKKFSKPFGRRVVRPLLRTVPRLAGRGPHTSDIERMRAEADHAVAEARRAHERLREAIDLLPEGIVFLDSEGRYILWNKKYADIYRRSADLFKPGARLEDTLRIGVERGDYAEAQGREEEWLAERLEKLQHPDGRHEQTLADGRCILIEERLTSDGGVIGLRVDITELKQREASFRLLFEGNPVPMIVCDPLDAQILSVNDAAIAHYGYGKVDFEKLTIRHIQAFEAELPWMGDHTEDETTARTWKHVKADGTLIDLAIYSRHLIYDNRPVILLALMDITERKRAEERLTFVAQHDGLTGLPNRNLLRQRLDEILSRTRRSGEKVALLYLNLDNFKTINDTLGHDIGDDLLRSVTKRLRSSLRDEDAVARLGSDEFAIVQSQIGRPEDVVLLAKRLLDVVSQPYLFSGHSVVIGASIGIALAPGDGDESDKLLKSADMALSRAKREARGNYSFFEPGMDASAQARRRIESDLRAAIAGGVLQPHYQPLVDLKSGRITGFEALVRWPHPERGMISPAEFIPVAEETGLINAVGAMVLRRACLDAATWPDDVRVAVNLSPLQFRAGNLLSVVMDALKQSGLSARRLELEITETLLLEKSDEVIATLHALRALGVRISMDDFGTGYSSLSYLRSFPFDKIKIDQSFVRDLGSNRDAQAIVRSIISLGKGLGVTITAEGVETEAELGCLRTEGCHEGQGYLFSKARPNDEIVQLLTAQRTSRGAGRILVA; encoded by the coding sequence ATGCCGAAGAAGCGGCCAACGACTGTCGGTAAGAAAAAATTCAGCAAGCCATTTGGCCGTCGTGTTGTACGTCCGCTGCTGCGGACTGTGCCCCGTCTTGCCGGGCGTGGCCCACACACCAGTGACATTGAGCGCATGCGCGCGGAAGCGGACCATGCGGTGGCCGAAGCCCGCCGGGCGCACGAGCGGTTGCGCGAAGCCATCGACCTCTTGCCCGAAGGCATTGTGTTCCTGGATTCCGAGGGTCGCTACATCCTCTGGAACAAGAAATATGCAGACATCTATCGGCGCAGCGCCGATCTGTTCAAGCCGGGGGCGCGTCTCGAAGATACGCTGCGGATCGGCGTCGAACGTGGCGATTATGCCGAGGCGCAGGGGCGCGAGGAAGAATGGCTCGCCGAGCGGCTCGAGAAGCTGCAGCACCCCGATGGGCGTCATGAACAGACCCTCGCCGATGGCCGCTGCATCCTGATCGAGGAGCGGCTGACCAGCGACGGCGGCGTGATCGGCCTGCGGGTCGACATCACCGAATTGAAGCAGCGCGAGGCGTCGTTCCGCCTGCTGTTCGAGGGCAACCCGGTGCCGATGATCGTCTGCGATCCGCTGGATGCGCAGATCCTCAGTGTCAACGATGCCGCGATTGCGCATTACGGCTATGGCAAGGTGGATTTCGAAAAACTCACCATCCGCCATATTCAGGCGTTCGAGGCCGAACTGCCGTGGATGGGCGATCATACCGAGGACGAGACCACCGCGCGCACCTGGAAACACGTCAAGGCCGACGGCACCCTGATCGATCTCGCGATCTATTCGCGGCATCTGATCTATGACAACCGTCCGGTGATTCTGCTCGCGCTGATGGACATCACCGAGCGCAAGCGGGCGGAAGAGCGGCTGACATTCGTCGCGCAGCATGATGGCCTCACCGGCCTGCCCAACCGCAACCTGTTGCGGCAGCGGTTGGATGAGATTCTGTCCCGCACCCGCCGCTCCGGCGAAAAGGTCGCGCTGCTGTATCTCAACCTCGACAATTTCAAGACCATCAACGACACGCTGGGACACGACATCGGCGACGATCTGCTGCGCAGCGTTACCAAGCGCCTGCGCTCGTCGTTGCGCGACGAAGACGCGGTGGCGCGTCTTGGCTCCGACGAGTTCGCCATCGTGCAAAGCCAGATCGGCCGCCCGGAAGACGTCGTGCTGCTGGCCAAGCGCCTGCTCGACGTGGTCAGCCAGCCTTATCTGTTCAGCGGCCATTCGGTGGTGATCGGTGCCAGCATCGGCATTGCCTTGGCGCCGGGCGACGGCGACGAATCCGACAAGCTGCTGAAAAGCGCCGACATGGCACTGTCCCGCGCCAAGCGCGAAGCCCGCGGCAACTACAGCTTTTTCGAGCCGGGCATGGACGCCAGCGCCCAGGCCCGCCGCCGCATCGAAAGCGATCTGCGCGCGGCCATCGCCGGCGGCGTCCTGCAGCCGCATTATCAGCCGCTGGTCGATCTCAAGAGCGGGCGCATCACCGGCTTCGAGGCCCTGGTGCGCTGGCCTCATCCCGAACGCGGCATGATTTCTCCGGCCGAGTTCATTCCGGTGGCGGAGGAGACCGGCTTGATCAATGCGGTCGGCGCCATGGTGCTGCGGCGCGCATGCCTGGATGCGGCGACCTGGCCCGACGACGTGCGCGTGGCGGTGAACCTGTCGCCGCTGCAGTTTCGTGCCGGCAACCTGTTGTCGGTGGTGATGGACGCGCTCAAGCAGTCGGGCCTGTCGGCCAGGCGGCTGGAACTGGAGATCACCGAAACCCTGTTGCTGGAAAAGAGCGACGAGGTGATCGCCACCTTGCATGCGCTGCGCGCACTGGGCGTGCGCATCTCGATGGACGATTTCGGCACCGGATATTCGTCGCTGAGTTATCTGCGCAGCTTCCCGTTCGACAAGATCAAGATCGACCAGTCGTTTGTGCGCGATCTCGGCAGCAACCGCGATGCGCAGGCGATCGTCCGCTCCATCATCAGCCTCGGCAAAGGGCTCGGTGTCACCATCACCGCCGAGGGTGTGGAAACCGAAGCGGAGCTCGGCTGCCTGCGCACGGAAGGCTGCCACGAGGGGCAGGGGTATCTGTTTAGCAAGGCACGGCCGAACGATGAGATCGTGCAACTGTTGACTGCCCAGCGAACGTCGCGCGGGGCAGGCCGCATCCTGGTGGCCTGA
- a CDS encoding alpha-hydroxy acid oxidase has translation MRLSSCHNFHDFRRIAKQRLPAPIFNYIDGAADDEVTLRRNTTAFDDCDLVPNVLRGVADVDMSVTVMGQKLAMPVYCSPTALQRLFHHQGERAVAAAAGKYGTMFGVSSLGTVSLEEARKLSGGPQVYQFYFHKDRGLNREMMARAKQAGIQVMMLTVDSITGGNRERDKRTGFAIPFKLNLAGIAQFAIKPFWALNYITHESFKLPQLDTHVDMGGGVMSISKYFTEMLDPSMTWDDVAEMVKHWNGQFCLKGIMSVEDAKRAVDIGCTGIVLSNHGGRQLDGSRTGFDQLAEIVDAVGDKIDVMMDGGVQRGTHVLKALSLGAKAVGLGRYYLFPLAAAGQPGVERALEQMRIEIERAMKLMGCTSVDQLTRQNLRFRR, from the coding sequence ATGCGCCTGAGCAGCTGCCACAACTTCCACGACTTCCGCCGGATCGCCAAGCAGCGCCTGCCGGCACCGATCTTCAATTACATCGACGGCGCGGCCGACGACGAAGTCACGCTCCGGCGCAACACCACGGCGTTCGACGACTGCGACCTGGTGCCGAATGTGCTGCGCGGCGTGGCCGACGTGGACATGTCGGTGACCGTGATGGGCCAGAAGCTGGCGATGCCGGTGTACTGCTCGCCGACCGCGCTGCAGCGGCTGTTTCATCATCAGGGCGAACGCGCGGTGGCCGCGGCGGCGGGCAAATACGGCACCATGTTCGGCGTCTCCTCGCTCGGCACCGTCAGCCTCGAAGAGGCGCGCAAGCTCAGCGGCGGACCGCAGGTCTACCAGTTCTATTTCCACAAGGATCGCGGCCTGAACCGCGAGATGATGGCCCGCGCCAAGCAGGCCGGCATCCAGGTGATGATGCTGACGGTGGACAGCATCACCGGCGGCAACCGCGAGCGCGACAAGCGCACCGGCTTCGCCATTCCCTTCAAGCTCAATCTCGCCGGGATCGCCCAGTTCGCGATCAAGCCGTTTTGGGCGCTCAACTACATCACCCATGAGTCGTTCAAGCTGCCGCAGCTCGACACCCATGTCGACATGGGCGGCGGCGTGATGTCGATCAGCAAATATTTCACCGAGATGCTGGACCCGTCCATGACCTGGGACGACGTCGCCGAGATGGTGAAGCACTGGAACGGACAGTTCTGCCTGAAGGGCATCATGTCGGTGGAGGATGCCAAACGCGCGGTCGACATCGGCTGCACCGGCATCGTGCTGTCCAATCACGGCGGCCGCCAGCTCGACGGCTCGCGCACCGGCTTCGACCAGCTGGCCGAAATCGTCGACGCCGTCGGCGACAAGATCGATGTCATGATGGATGGCGGCGTGCAGCGCGGCACCCATGTGCTCAAGGCGCTGTCGCTTGGCGCCAAGGCTGTGGGCCTCGGCCGCTATTACCTGTTCCCGCTGGCGGCGGCCGGACAGCCCGGCGTCGAACGCGCGCTGGAGCAGATGCGCATCGAGATCGAGCGCGCCATGAAATTGATGGGCTGCACCTCGGTCGACCAGCTCACACGGCAGAACTTGCGCTTTCGCCGGTAG
- a CDS encoding potassium/proton antiporter produces MASLDSFSIAILLGAVLVMAGILSSLVALRFGAPLLLVFLALGIFAGEAGPGGIPFNDVGTTYLVGSVALALILFDGGLKTKFQSIRTVLAPSMMLATVGVLLTALITAPVAKYALDVSWTESLLVGAVVASTDAAAVFLLVHAQGLRLRPRVGATLEAESGTNDPFAVFLTLVLVEILTIGHSSVGQVAWQFAKEAVLGGIVGLVGGRLVVLALNRVALPQGLHAPFVTTAALVIFGLAQISHASGFLAVYLAGIIIGNRPTRAHNSVVVFLDAATWLAQIVMFVLLGLLASPQRLIGSMLPAIAVAAMLMLVARPAAVFICLAPFRFNWREKVFMAWVGLRGAVAIFLASIPLLVGMPKAYLYFDVAFVVVAISLLLQGWTLGPAARRLHVALPRTADRAPRRVELDLPGQLEQQLVGYAVRPNSLFLRRGIIPSWSKPTLVIRKEKILSPQEAEPVVAGDYVYLLAPPEKAEALDRFFSDMALTAAPDPHLLGDFMVSGEITLGALSDTYGVIVAPSESGLTLADYFDVHLDHAPKAGATLPLDSIVLVARNISGNRVNVVGLRLPEDEDEPAPVPASRKAKVRTALRRAWSSVVEV; encoded by the coding sequence ATGGCGTCTCTCGACTCGTTCAGCATCGCCATCCTTCTTGGCGCGGTTCTGGTGATGGCGGGCATCCTGTCCAGCCTGGTCGCGCTGCGCTTTGGCGCGCCATTGCTGCTCGTGTTCCTTGCACTGGGGATCTTCGCCGGCGAGGCCGGTCCCGGTGGCATTCCGTTCAATGATGTCGGCACCACCTATCTGGTCGGCTCGGTGGCGCTGGCGCTGATCCTGTTCGACGGCGGCCTGAAGACCAAATTCCAGAGCATCCGCACGGTGCTGGCGCCTTCGATGATGCTGGCCACGGTCGGCGTGCTGCTGACGGCGCTGATCACCGCGCCGGTGGCGAAATATGCGCTGGATGTGAGCTGGACCGAGTCGCTGCTGGTGGGCGCGGTGGTGGCTTCGACGGATGCAGCGGCGGTGTTTCTGCTGGTGCATGCGCAGGGCTTGCGATTGCGGCCGCGCGTCGGTGCGACGCTGGAGGCGGAATCCGGCACCAACGATCCGTTCGCGGTGTTTCTCACTTTGGTGCTGGTCGAAATTCTCACGATCGGCCACAGCTCGGTCGGCCAGGTCGCCTGGCAGTTCGCCAAGGAGGCGGTGCTGGGGGGCATCGTCGGCTTGGTGGGCGGCCGGCTGGTGGTGCTGGCGCTGAATCGCGTCGCCCTGCCGCAGGGGCTGCATGCTCCGTTCGTGACCACCGCGGCGCTGGTGATCTTCGGCCTGGCGCAGATCTCCCACGCCTCCGGCTTTCTGGCGGTGTATCTGGCGGGGATCATCATCGGCAACCGGCCGACCCGGGCGCACAATTCCGTGGTGGTGTTTCTGGATGCGGCGACATGGCTTGCCCAGATCGTGATGTTCGTGCTGCTGGGTCTGTTGGCGTCGCCGCAGCGGCTGATTGGCAGCATGCTGCCGGCGATCGCGGTCGCCGCCATGCTGATGCTGGTGGCGCGTCCTGCCGCGGTCTTCATCTGTCTCGCGCCGTTCCGCTTCAACTGGCGCGAAAAGGTGTTCATGGCCTGGGTCGGCCTGCGCGGCGCGGTCGCGATCTTCCTCGCCTCCATTCCGCTGCTGGTCGGCATGCCCAAGGCCTATCTTTATTTCGACGTGGCCTTTGTGGTGGTGGCGATCTCGCTGCTGCTGCAGGGCTGGACGCTGGGGCCCGCGGCGCGACGGCTCCATGTGGCGCTGCCGCGCACCGCCGATCGCGCGCCGCGACGGGTCGAGCTCGACCTGCCGGGCCAGCTCGAGCAGCAACTGGTCGGTTATGCGGTGCGTCCCAACAGTCTGTTCCTGCGCCGTGGCATCATCCCGTCCTGGTCGAAACCGACCCTGGTGATCCGCAAGGAAAAAATCCTGTCGCCGCAGGAAGCCGAGCCGGTGGTCGCCGGCGACTATGTCTATCTGCTGGCGCCGCCGGAAAAAGCCGAGGCGCTCGATCGTTTCTTCAGTGACATGGCGCTGACCGCGGCACCGGATCCGCACCTGCTCGGCGATTTCATGGTGTCCGGCGAGATCACGTTGGGCGCGCTGTCGGACACCTATGGTGTGATCGTCGCACCGAGCGAGTCGGGACTGACACTCGCCGACTATTTCGATGTCCATCTCGATCACGCGCCGAAGGCCGGCGCCACCCTGCCGCTGGACTCCATCGTGCTGGTGGCGCGCAACATCAGCGGCAATCGCGTCAATGTGGTCGGCCTGCGCCTGCCGGAAGACGAAGACGAGCCCGCGCCTGTGCCGGCGAGCCGCAAAGCCAAAGTCCGGACCGCGCTGCGCCGCGCCTGGTCGTCGGTGGTCGAGGTTTAA
- a CDS encoding YegP family protein has product MAYKFEVYKDKAGEFRFRFKAPNGENMFASEGYAQKASALSAIDSIKKNAPGAAVDDQTK; this is encoded by the coding sequence ATGGCTTACAAGTTCGAGGTCTACAAGGACAAGGCCGGTGAGTTTCGTTTCCGGTTCAAGGCGCCGAACGGCGAAAACATGTTTGCATCGGAAGGCTATGCGCAGAAAGCCTCCGCCCTGAGCGCAATCGACTCCATCAAGAAGAACGCCCCCGGCGCGGCCGTCGACGACCAGACCAAGTAA
- the modC gene encoding molybdenum ABC transporter ATP-binding protein: MLQVNVFKQLGDFSIETAFESQGRVTGLFGTSGAGKTSLVNMIAGLLRPDRGTLSIGDDIMDDAAAKLHVPPHRRRIGYVFQDARLFPHLSVRGNLDYGRRMNGFAYDATAEQRIVDLLGIEALLDRRPGALSGGERQRVAFARALLGRPKLLLLDEPLGSLDGERKAEILPYLVKLRDEAGVPMVYVSHDVGELRLLASHIVVLKRGRIVASGGAEVLPG, from the coding sequence ATGCTGCAGGTCAATGTGTTCAAGCAACTGGGCGACTTCTCGATCGAGACCGCGTTCGAGAGCCAGGGTCGTGTCACCGGCCTGTTCGGCACCTCGGGTGCCGGCAAGACCTCGCTGGTCAACATGATCGCGGGCCTGCTGCGGCCTGACCGCGGCACGCTCTCGATCGGGGACGACATCATGGATGACGCCGCGGCGAAGCTTCATGTGCCGCCGCACCGCCGCCGCATCGGTTACGTGTTCCAGGACGCGCGGCTGTTTCCGCACCTCAGCGTGCGCGGCAATCTCGACTACGGACGGCGGATGAACGGATTTGCGTATGACGCGACCGCCGAGCAGCGCATTGTCGATCTGCTCGGCATCGAGGCGCTGCTGGATCGCCGCCCCGGCGCGCTGTCCGGCGGCGAGCGCCAGCGCGTTGCCTTCGCCCGTGCGCTGCTCGGGCGGCCGAAACTGCTGCTGCTGGACGAGCCGCTGGGCTCGCTCGACGGCGAACGCAAGGCCGAAATCCTGCCGTACCTGGTGAAGCTGCGCGACGAAGCCGGCGTGCCGATGGTCTATGTCAGCCACGACGTCGGCGAACTGCGGCTGCTCGCGTCCCACATCGTGGTGCTGAAGCGCGGCCGGATCGTCGCCTCGGGCGGCGCCGAGGTGCTGCCTGGTTAA